One window of the Flavobacteriaceae bacterium YJPT1-3 genome contains the following:
- a CDS encoding NAD(P)H-dependent oxidoreductase, translating to MPRIIAFAGSNSSSSINQIWVRYLSGSISSIDVELIQLTDFDIPMYSIDLENKSGFPLGVQLLLGKLKEADGLLISVNEHNGTVSAFFKNILDWLSRLDRNFLAGKKILLTSTSPGARGASSALAFAKAVLPRFGAEIVESFSLPSFQSNFDREALKMTNESQHLGIMEVLASFEQALSH from the coding sequence ATGCCCCGTATCATAGCCTTTGCCGGTAGCAACAGTAGTAGTTCGATCAATCAAATATGGGTTCGTTATCTGTCCGGTTCGATTTCGAGTATAGACGTCGAGCTTATCCAGTTGACCGATTTTGACATTCCTATGTACAGTATAGATCTTGAAAATAAATCGGGTTTTCCGCTGGGCGTACAACTGTTGTTAGGGAAACTGAAAGAAGCAGACGGCTTATTGATCTCGGTCAATGAGCATAACGGCACTGTATCGGCTTTCTTTAAGAATATCCTGGACTGGCTCTCGCGCCTGGACCGTAATTTTTTGGCCGGTAAAAAGATATTGCTTACCAGTACCTCACCCGGAGCCCGCGGGGCCTCGAGTGCGTTAGCTTTCGCGAAAGCGGTACTGCCCCGGTTTGGAGCAGAGATTGTAGAAAGTTTTAGTCTGCCTTCCTTCCAAAGCAACTTTGACCGGGAAGCCCTGAAAATGACCAATGAATCCCAGCACCTGGGTATCATGGAAGTGCTTGCGTCGTTTGAGCAGGCGTTGTCTCATTAG
- the ggt gene encoding gamma-glutamyltransferase yields the protein MSEEPKQGLIVDQAMVVSAREDASAIGSAIMERGGNAFDAMFATEMALAVTYPFAGNLGGGGFMVYRLADGTTGALDYREKAPGAASKNMYLDAEGSVIPDLSTVGSLAVGVPGTISGIFAAHEKFGTLPVEELLAPVIELARKGYQVTENQANRFERYGPVFDSVNQAKSIYSGPFQAGDTVVNEALANTLEIIAKKGKSAFYGGAIGQQLVDFLQQRGGIMTLDDLKAYEAKWRDPIIFNYRDLRIISMSPPSSGGVALAQILKMLAPYELSELEHNGTRYIQLLTEAERRAYADRSFYLGDPDFYEVPIDSLLDEAYLQGRMANFSFDQATPSASMEHGAIPGYESNETTHYSIVDQFGNAIAVTTTLNGAYGSKLYVNDLGFFLNNEMDDFSSKPGVPNMFGLIGAEANAIAPGKRMLSSMTPTLVEKDGDLLMSVGTPGGSTIITSVLQTILNVEHFDMSMQEAVDAPRFHHQWLPDVIMFEPDSFKPEVLDSLTKKQYTVNQENSPVIGKVDGILVLPDGRLEGGADRRGDDTAVGF from the coding sequence ATAGGCAGTGCGATCATGGAACGGGGAGGAAATGCTTTCGATGCCATGTTCGCCACCGAAATGGCCCTGGCCGTAACCTATCCCTTCGCCGGAAATTTAGGAGGTGGTGGTTTTATGGTGTACCGACTTGCTGATGGGACTACCGGAGCCCTGGACTACCGGGAGAAAGCCCCCGGCGCTGCTTCTAAAAACATGTATCTGGATGCAGAAGGCAGTGTGATTCCCGATCTCAGTACCGTAGGGAGTCTGGCCGTTGGGGTACCGGGAACGATCTCCGGTATTTTTGCGGCGCACGAAAAATTTGGGACCCTACCGGTAGAAGAATTGCTTGCACCCGTTATTGAGCTTGCGCGAAAGGGATATCAGGTAACGGAAAACCAGGCGAATCGTTTCGAACGCTATGGCCCGGTCTTCGACTCGGTCAATCAGGCAAAGTCAATTTATTCAGGTCCCTTTCAAGCGGGAGACACCGTTGTCAACGAGGCCTTAGCCAACACTCTGGAAATCATCGCTAAAAAAGGTAAATCGGCCTTTTATGGGGGTGCTATCGGCCAGCAGCTTGTTGACTTTTTACAGCAACGTGGTGGGATCATGACGCTGGACGACCTAAAAGCCTATGAAGCCAAATGGCGAGATCCCATCATCTTCAATTATCGCGATCTGCGCATCATTTCGATGTCTCCTCCCTCCAGCGGAGGTGTTGCGCTGGCGCAAATTCTAAAAATGCTAGCCCCCTATGAACTCAGCGAACTGGAGCACAACGGTACCCGATACATCCAACTACTCACAGAGGCCGAGCGCCGTGCCTATGCTGATCGCAGCTTTTATTTAGGGGACCCCGACTTTTACGAGGTGCCGATAGATTCTCTTTTGGATGAGGCCTATCTGCAAGGTCGAATGGCCAATTTTAGCTTTGATCAGGCCACTCCGAGTGCTTCCATGGAGCACGGAGCCATTCCTGGCTACGAATCCAATGAGACGACTCACTATTCAATCGTTGATCAGTTTGGGAATGCCATTGCGGTAACCACCACCCTGAATGGAGCCTATGGCTCTAAGCTTTATGTCAATGATTTGGGCTTCTTTCTAAATAACGAAATGGACGATTTTAGCTCCAAGCCCGGAGTTCCTAACATGTTTGGCTTGATTGGAGCGGAGGCCAATGCTATCGCACCCGGCAAACGTATGCTGAGTTCAATGACCCCTACCCTGGTGGAGAAAGACGGTGATCTCCTGATGAGTGTAGGTACCCCGGGAGGCTCGACCATCATCACCTCGGTCTTACAGACAATACTCAATGTAGAGCATTTTGACATGAGTATGCAAGAAGCCGTAGATGCCCCTCGTTTTCATCATCAATGGCTTCCAGATGTGATCATGTTTGAACCCGATTCCTTCAAGCCTGAAGTGCTGGACAGCTTGACCAAAAAGCAATACACGGTCAATCAGGAGAACAGTCCGGTGATCGGTAAGGTGGACGGGATTCTGGTCTTACCCGATGGCCGTTTGGAAGGCGGTGCTGACCGGCGTGGGGATGATACCGCGGTAGGATTCTAA